The Pirellulales bacterium DNA window CACGCTCCTCGATGAGGCCGCGCAATCGTTCTTTCAGCTTATCGACTTGCGCCAATTCGCACTGCCAAACGACCAGCACCCGCCACCCGGCGGCTGCCAATTGCCGCTGATTTCGCCTGTCCCGCTTGCGGTTGGTGCGGAACTTTTCTAGCCAAAAAGCGGAGTTAGTCGCTGGCGTTGTCGCCAAGCGGCATCTTGGGTGCCTATGCCAGAAGCATCCATGAACGAATATCGCTAGCTTGAAGCGAGGGAGCACTAAATCGGGGCTACCTGGCAAATCCCGTCTGTGGAGACGGAATCGGTAGCCCATGCGGTGCAGAAGCCGGCGGAGGGCCAATTCGGGCTTCGTATCTTTGCCACGAACTCGACCCATCAGGGCCGATCGTTGAGCGCCGGTAAGCATGTCCATCGATGAAACGGAGCCTCATTTAATCGCCTTCAGGCTCGCGATTAGGCTCGCAGCAACCCACTCCGCTAAGCGGACAGGTACGGCGTTGCCGATCAGCATGCCCATTGTGCTGAACTTCGGGACATGTCCTTCGGGCACGAAGCGATAGGAGCCTGGAAACGTCTGGAGAATTGCCGCTTCTCGCAACGTGATTGCGCGGTTCTGCTCAGGATGGCCGAATCGCCCGTTTC harbors:
- the vsr gene encoding DNA mismatch endonuclease Vsr gives rise to the protein MDMLTGAQRSALMGRVRGKDTKPELALRRLLHRMGYRFRLHRRDLPGSPDLVLPRFKLAIFVHGCFWHRHPRCRLATTPATNSAFWLEKFRTNRKRDRRNQRQLAAAGWRVLVVWQCELAQVDKLKERLRGLIEERGQSAPN